In Phocoena sinus isolate mPhoSin1 chromosome 10, mPhoSin1.pri, whole genome shotgun sequence, a single genomic region encodes these proteins:
- the AQP6 gene encoding aquaporin-6 — MEPGRRSLAETLVCRLCRTISKAVFAEFLATGLYVFFGVGSALRWPLALPSMLQVAITFNLATAVIVQVTWKASGAHVNPAVTLAFLVGSQISLPRAVAYVAAQLAGATAGAALLYGVTPGDIRDTFGVNVVRSSVSTGQAVAVELVLTLQLVLCVFASTDSRQTTGSPAATIGASVAVGHLIGIYFTGCSMNPARSFGSAVIVGKFAVHWIFWVGPLTGAVLASLIYNFILFPDTKTLAQRLAILTGTAEVQEVEGVEPQKKESQSSSEDTEMENVCQVA; from the exons ATGGAGCCAGGCAGGCGCAGCTTGGCCGAGACGCTGGTGTGCCGGCTCTGCAGGACCATAAGCAAGGCTGTGTTTGCCGAGTTCCTGGCCACGGGGCTGTACGTGTTCTTTGGCGTGGGCTCGGCTCTGAGATGGCCCTTGGCGCTTCCCTCTATGCTGCAGGTTGCCATCACCTTCAACCTGGCCACGGCCGTGATTGTGCAGGTCACCTGGAAGGCTAGTGGGGCCCACGTCAACCCTGCCGTGACGCTGGCCTTCCTCGTGGGGTCCCAAATCTCCCTGCCCCGTGCTGTGGCCTACGTGGCTGCCCAGCTGGCAGGGGCCACGGCGGGGGCTGCTCTGCTTTACGGGGTCACGCCCGGGGACATCCGAGACACCTTTGGGGTCAACGTG GTCCGGAGCAGCGTCTCCACGGGCCAGGCGGTGGCAGTGGAGCTAGTCCTGACCCTGCAGCTTGTGCTCTGCGTTTTTGCTTCCACCGACAGCAGACAGACTACTGGCTCCCCAGCTGCCACGATTGGAGCCTCTGTGGCAGTGGGCCACCTCATTGGG ATCTACTTCACCGGCTGCTCCATGAACCCAGCCCGCTCCTTTGGTTCTGCTGTCATCGTCGGGAAGTTCGCAGTCCACTGG ATCTTCTGGGTGGGACCACTGACGGGGGCGGTCCTGGCTTCGCTGATCTACAACTTTATCCTGTTCCCTGACACCAAGACCCTGGCCCAGCGACTTGCCATCCTCACAGGCACTGCAGAGGTGCAGGAGGTAGAAGGGGTGGAGCCCCAGAAGAAAGAATCTCAGTCCAGTTCAGAGGACACTGAAATGGAGAATGTGTGTCAGGTGGCATAG